The sequence below is a genomic window from Sulfuracidifex metallicus DSM 6482 = JCM 9184.
AGAATATACAGGATTTCTTTGTTCCTCCAATTGTTATAGAGAGCTCTTTGGAAAAAAAGATAGGAGATTATACCGCAAAGGCAATAATCTTAGAAGACTATCTCTTATTGAAAGCCAACGCATTTAGAGACGAAGACGAGGAAGAGATAAAAAATATAGTAAAATTAATAGGAGAGGGAAAATTGTCAATAGATAAAGAAATCTTATCGAAGCACGTAGAATATTTTGAAGAAAACTCAAAAAGCGTAAAAGATAGATTAAATAGCTTAGGTATAAAGTTCTAACCCTTTTTAGTAGGTAATTCTTTCTTCTTCAACCTTAGGTTCTTACTGTGGCATTTCCTGCATTTTGTTGCTCTAACCGAGTTGAGAGCTCCGCACTCTCTACACACCTTTTTTATGAATACTCTTTTCTGAACTATTTGTAGTTTTTCGGGATCAGTGAGAGGCATTTATATTCCCTCCATAACTATATTAGCTCATATTCAAAAGTATTGCGGTAAACGGAGTGGATCAGAATGAAGATACCCCTTGATTACGTTTGTGTCAGAAGCGGACTCTTTTGTGATAGGTGCCAATCTTTAGTT
It includes:
- a CDS encoding nucleotidyltransferase, which translates into the protein MIPFSKVGDVLRELSKLTDFIIIGDTVLDLELKRKGTESDVDVFITSISVFTDEDRIDAFSEEHGWDLGKTPIDTPRLMIPVDDEQLQLDLYENIQDFFVPPIVIESSLEKKIGDYTAKAIILEDYLLLKANAFRDEDEEEIKNIVKLIGEGKLSIDKEILSKHVEYFEENSKSVKDRLNSLGIKF
- a CDS encoding 50S ribosomal protein L40e, which translates into the protein MPLTDPEKLQIVQKRVFIKKVCRECGALNSVRATKCRKCHSKNLRLKKKELPTKKG